The window CTTGCGGGGCATGCAGGGCATTGTATGCCAACAACTCCAGAATATGCCGCATGCATGTatgtacttaattaattaagaaaaataatttaatcgAAATAATGGTTAGCTATATTAGCAAACAGTTGCTAGCTTGGCCTCTTAATTTCATCGTTTGTTCGTTGTATTATCAGTCACaaccaaaatttatttttttttattttaagttttttattatagtttattttccaGTACAGCAGTACTGCCATTTAATCCACTAAGAacataaatgtaaaaaaaatattgtcttttcattgcttattttaattttttagtgACTTGGCCGTAGATATATCAAACATCAGATTGATCTCTACATGTGTATAGTGTAAATTCATCATAAGTTGTCGTTCAGGGGAAATGTTTTTCTTTCCATCTTCTACTGGTTAATTTGGCATTTAGCTAGTGGATTTTCCTACGCAATTTTGCACGATGCAAGATTTTAAGTAGAATTGGATTTCCATATAATTCTTAGTTTCTATTTCCATATATAAGTACAATTGCAATAATttgtatacattttttttaaaaaaaagacttcTATCACATAGATACAATTGTCGTCATTTGTATACTAATACATTTGAAAAAAGTTTCATACGTACTATAGATACGGTTGCATTTTgtatacatctatatatatatcaatcaaTCTAGCTACATCATATATAATCTAGATCCACCACAACCACCTGGTGCAATTTTTTTCTCCGGTTAAAACGGTAATTTATAAACCTCCGTAGTGAACGtggttgttcttttttttttttaccttgctCTGAATATAATATACAGTAGATACAATAAGCAaggctgttctttttttttctttagcatttctcgtttagtttattttttaactaaaaacATCACTGCTAGCTATCTAGACTTCTTTTCTCACCCCTTTAATCAATTTAAGTCCATGCGCAACGTAAATATGCCTTTATTAATTTGCTTGTTGCTTGCCCAAGTACTGACCAACAGTTTCTCCGCGTAGAGCTAGAAAAGACAGCAGAAACGACTAACTAATCATCAGAAGGTGATGAGCTGAGATAACACTTTACACTACACATGCGGCCATGCATATGTGTGTAATGATGCAACAATTAAATCGATCGAGCTCGTTTGTTGTGTTGTCACACAAATCAGCAGcaaattaaacttttttttttcaaatttccaCCTATGTAGGAGAAAGCAGATAGGGCATATGCAAATCGATCCCATGAATTCCGTGACGACGCAACCACATTCTGCCGGCCCATTCGTGTGATCGTTCGTCCCCTTTTAATTTCGATCGGAAAGCACACACTACGCATATGAGGAGGAAGCAAGAGGCCCCCTTTTTTGCATGCGTCCCCCTGAACCATAAACAACCAACCAATTTGACCAAAAGGGGTCTGGCTGCTGTTTAGGTTTAATTTTGATGTTTACTAGTTGATTACCCATGGTTGGAATGTATGATGGATAAGTTGGATCTACAGAATAACAGATGGTTGGTTGTTGAGTgtgatttatatatatacatgcagaaTTATATCCAGGCCTACATATATATCTTTTGCCCGGTCCCAACCGTGGTTCTTTTATAAATTTCGGGTACTCTGAGCATGATTTACAGTGGAGTGATTTTAAAGTCAGGAGGTACCGAGAGGTACTATATTTTAtcgtgtaaaatttggtatctctcaGTACCTGTTATACTAGAAGCTAGGTAATTTGTACTAGAAATTGGTACCTCTTGGTACACTGTAAAATTTAATTTCTCTTTACAGTAAGAAACGAGGAGGACCTATAGTTTGCCCGACCGCATCGGGATGCACTCATGTGTAATCCTTATCCATGGTTTCCCTGTGTGCTATGCTTGTTTCGTATTTAAATCTATGGTATTAATTGTTGACTTTATTTGTTCAAGCTTTTAAAGCTCTGCCCTTCAAATTAATAGCTCTCAATATTTAGTTTgaagacaaagaaaccatatgtacatattttccttttaaaaaaatataagcacttttACAATATTACAATTTTGTTTGATGTTATTGTTATAttctaaaagaaaaacagaggtCAAAGTTACACACCAAAACCTAATAAAGTATATGGAGgtaataaatgttttttttaatattgcgCACACATCTAAATATTGTTTAAAGGAGACATTTATGCAAACTATATATTGTGGTGTAACCAGACATCCACCTGAGCTAGGACAGTGACTAGAAGAGAACATCTGCAGTCTGAGAGTATATACGTACGtaggatatatatatgttcatatcCGGAATGAAATAAATACACATGGACCTGTCAAACATTTGTTCCTTTTTAGCTAGCTAATAGCTGTTTAAACAAGCCTGTCAAAGGGAGCATGCAGATGCACAGGCACAGGCAGGCAGAGGTCAACCACCAAACGCTTTGTTTTTGTGTCACGGAGTGCAGCTCAGATCCACACGACAAGGGGGTCAGTGTCCCAAGCGAGAAAACTATTAGGGCAAAGAAATGCTTTTGGAATCCAGCCAGATTGGCAGATTGGGTCACATGAACTAACCAGAGGCTAGCTCAgctgctcagctcagctcacaCTCACtcgtgcatggatgcatgcaaaaCCTAATAGGAAAGcaaaaaaaaccaagaaaaggATCTCACTGCTGCTATGTAAAGTATGCTTCCACCATTTAGTCCATGGTCACCTTCACCAAAAGCTCTTGTCTTTAGCTACTAAGTTAATTAATTTGTAGCCTTTTTGGCTGTTGTAATCTGCTTTAACCTGATGTGTAGTTTCCCTCtctctagctagcttagcttctctctctgtttgtgtgtgtgtatatatatgtgtgtgtgtcctTTGCATAGGTGTGCATACCAAACACAAGGACAGGGTCAGGATTATATTGAGGATAGAGATATAATTTCTAGCTTGGAACAGTGTTTCAAAACCAGTCAATGTAGGAGGAGAATGCTTGTCCAATTCCCTCTTATTTTATTAACACATCATTAGCCAGTAGCTAGCTTGCTTATGCTTCTTCCCCATCTCTCCACCAGTACTACTACATATCATTGCTTCCCTCATTtcatccccttcttccttcCCCTTTCCTAGCTATTCCACCTGCACGCGCGTACGATTCCGATCCAGCCATGGCAGTGTAGATCGAAAGAGATCAAGTAGAAGATTTGGTAAGATGCTTGAGAGGTAGATAGCTACCTAGAGAAGGCTGATCAGCATCAGCCTGAGAGAGATGAAGGAGAAGGAAGTGCTAGTTGAGATTGTTGAGGATGATGAGCTGAAGAGATCGATTGGTAGAAATCAGCTGGACCTCAACGAGGAAGTTATGGATGTCgagagcgaggagggagaagtcggcgatgatgaagatgacgaagatgaggaggatgacgacgacgacgatgatggtggTAGCACCACCGATGTTGCCGGAAGCAGGAGCtccagcaacaacagcagcaccAATAACGTTTCAGAGAGCAAATTGAAGGGCGACAAGGATAGCGGTGGCGGCAGGTTGGAGGGGATCAACGGCGGAGAGCAGAGGGTGCCATCGGTGCGGCAGTACAACCGGTCGAAGCTGCCTCGGCTCCGGTGGACACCGGACCTCCACATGGCCTTTGTCCATGCCGTTGAGAGGCTCGGTGGCCAAGAGAGTAAGTAGCCTAAaaacttcatcttctttttcttttgaaacGAGCAACACCAGATAGTGCGATGTTTCATATTAACATAGCAGAAACTGCTAGAACTTTTATCACatggtatatatgtatgtgtgtagcTGCCTGCATCTCTTGCAATTATGGATTATTTGCTTTTCTTCTGAGTCCTAAACTCCAATTTCTTGTTGTGCTTTTATTGTTTTCTCACCGATGATTTGCATGTGTTGATGTAGGAGCAACTCCTAAGTTGGTGCTTCAGATGATGAATGTTAGGGGGCTCAGCATTGCTCATGTAAAAAGCCACTTGCAGGTAAATGATGCTCTAAAGTGCTCTAGAATTTCTACAAGTTAAAGAGCTAGATTCTTAATTCGTAGTCGATATCTACCTCGTATATTCGCAATTCCATTAATTCTCATGGATTAATTAGCATGCATGGATTCCAAGTTTCCAACTAATTTTTGATCCATTAATTTTGTTTCAGATGTATAGAAGCAAGAAGTTGGATCACGAGGGTCGCCAGATCAGAGGAGCCATCGCCTCAGGTTTAATAACTTTCAATCATCATGCATGCACACACCAATTCTCTCCACATCTCTGCACATCAATTTATTTCATTACTCTCATCTTTTTCTCAAGAGgttgtacattttttttcatgattaatTTTTTGCTTCTCATGTGGTTTTGCAGTGTTCTCTCCAATGGATTTCCATCTGATGAGAGGCGATCGACGCTTCCACGACATGCTCCTCCAGCGAGCCGCCGCGCTCTCCTCCTCCAGGCAGGAGCACGGCGGTTTCTTCTCCtcgagaagcggcggcggcggcggcggcctacCGCCGGAGGCCAGCCGGCTGTACGGACTCCTCCAACACCGGCAGTCTCCGGCGATAGCGACGATGCAAACATTAGACTTCAAGAACAGCAGTTTCAGGTAATCAAAGTGCCTTAGCTAAGTTCGTATCTTCTCTGCCGAGACGTACGAAACCCTAATTTCTGCGAGTGTGTGTGGTCTCTGAATCTGAAGGAACCAAGAGTGGTCGTTCAGCTTCAACCACCAGCGGAAGGAGACGATGaatccgtcgtcgtcgtcgtcgaccaccGCGGCGATCAGGCGGTGGCCTTCAGCCGCCGgcgcggtcgccgtcgtcgccggcgagcgacaAAGACTAGCGGAGAGATTCGGCTACTACACCGGGAACGGTGGCGCGTCGTCGACGTCTCTGCCGCTCATCACGAGGgccgccatggcggcgccgccgccgatgtttgcggcggccgtggcgccgCCGGGACGTGATCACCATCGTCTTCCGTTTGGatggcacgccggcggcggcggcggcggcggcggtaatAAGAACAGGTCGTCGTCGGATCCCGTGGTGATCGATGAAGCCCTAGATTCCCGCCGCCTCGAGGTTCGTGCATGCCCCCCATTCGTATTTATCCATGCATATCATCTTATCATTCTCCACGTCGACGAACGCTGTACTCcgtttattccaaaatatagcagtctaaaaataaattagacaTTTCATAAATTTCATATACTCAATACTCAATGttcaatttattattattttggaacagagaaTGACAAGCATCGAGTCATTTCTGAATCTCTATCTGACACGCGCGCCCATTTGACAACGTAAACtaactaactttttttttatcacgaCATTGCATGTGTGGTTCAGCATCAGCAGAAGCATGTAGAACAACCAAGGAtgactccgacgacgacgaccacacCGGCCGGCAAGCGGCCACCGGAGTGGTCACCACCGGACCTGCAGCTCACCTTGTCTCCGACGACCGCCCCCGCGGCCGCAGACGGCGGCGGGGCCAAGAGGAGCAAGAcgtcaacgacgacgacgaacaccaCCGCCGCCATTTCAGGCGAGCAAGAAGCAGAGAAGAATATGGATCGCTGCAAGAACAAGCTGTCCatctcgctctcgctctcgccgccggcagcagcagcagcagcggcgaacTTCTCCTCCATGGATTTGTCCATggagcagcagaagcagaagcaggaaAAGACAACAATAGGAAGCAGTGAGGAGGAGGCCGGTGATCTGGGGCAGAGTACTTTGGATCTGACCATGTCGATCAGGGCATTGGAGTGAGATCTTTCAAGTACtttgtcccccccccccccccccaccacacACACCCACACCCCAAGTGCCTTCCAAAAACTGCACACTGCACCATGCAAAATGACAGCAATAAGATTGTTAATTAATTTTAACCTCTTGTCCATCTCTC of the Oryza sativa Japonica Group chromosome 2, ASM3414082v1 genome contains:
- the LOC107275964 gene encoding uncharacterized protein, whose product is MKEKEVLVEIVEDDELKRSIGRNQLDLNEEVMDVESEEGEVGDDEDDEDEEDDDDDDDGGSTTDVAGSRSSSNNSSTNNVSESKLKGDKDSGGGRLEGINGGEQRVPSVRQYNRSKLPRLRWTPDLHMAFVHAVERLGGQERATPKLVLQMMNVRGLSIAHVKSHLQMYRSKKLDHEGRQIRGAIASVFSPMDFHLMRGDRRFHDMLLQRAAALSSSRQEHGGFFSSRSGGGGGGLPPEASRLYGLLQHRQSPAIATMQTLDFKNSSFRNQEWSFSFNHQRKETMNPSSSSSTTAAIRRWPSAAGAVAVVAGERQRLAERFGYYTGNGGASSTSLPLITRAAMAAPPPMFAAAVAPPGRDHHRLPFGWHAGGGGGGGGNKNRSSSDPVVIDEALDSRRLEHQQKHVEQPRMTPTTTTTPAGKRPPEWSPPDLQLTLSPTTAPAAADGGGAKRSKTSTTTTNTTAAISGEQEAEKNMDRCKNKLSISLSLSPPAAAAAAANFSSMDLSMEQQKQKQEKTTIGSSEEEAGDLGQSTLDLTMSIRALE